The Alkalinema sp. FACHB-956 DNA window AAAGGAGCACCTCAGGATGGATCAGCTTGGCTCGATCGAAACGCCGAAGAAAATGCATATCGAATCCTGCGCGGGGGGTCTTGGTTCAGCCTTCCGATCTACTGCCGTTCCTCGTATCGCCGCTGGGACCCCGCCGGCGACTTCAGCAACTACGTTGGGTTTCGGGTTGTTTTAGTTGGCTTTCCAGGACTCTAAAAATTACCCTTTACTCTTTTATTCTTTTTCCTCTACTCTTTCTTTTGTACTCTTTTCTTTCGCGCGTAGCGCGGGGCTAGGTGTGTATTTGCGTATTTATTCCAGCATTCATCGCAACGTTAATTGAAGAGTTCGATTCCCGTAAATCCTCCCGATCCCCCTAAATCCCCCTTAAAAAGGGGGACTTTGAAGCATTTTTCCGGTTCCCCCTTTTTTAAGGGGGCTAGGGGGGATCTCCTCCATAGCGTAGTCGAATCAACTCTCACAGCATTATCTTTAACGTTAGTCACACATCTATTCCAGCATTCATCCCAACGTCGATCTCGGGGATTCGATCCCTCTAAATCCTCGATCCCCCTAAATCCCCCTTAAAAAGGGGGACTTTGAATGCATTCTCTCATGTCCCCCCCTTTTGAAGGGGGGCCAGGGGGGATCTCCTCCATAAACGTAGTCAAACCAACGATCGCGCATGAAAACTTCAAATACGAGTATCAAATGATACACGATCAAATTTTCAAAACCCTATTGACAGACCCAAGGTTTATCCGTAGGCTTGTCTTTCATAGCAACGCCATGGAACCTTGCCCGCTCTCACTTGACGATGCGGCACGAACCCTGGAAGCGCTATGTCCAACCCGAAAATTTAGAGCACTACCCAGGATTGTTCGCACCAACCCTGAGTAGCTATCCCCCAAGCTGATTAGCCCAGCAAGGAGGCTTGTTAAGAATTTTAACATTCGATCGAGCCACCCTTGTTTGTGATGTCAAACCGGGGTGGTTCTAAGTTTTTGGGCTTTTTCCAACCCACCCCAGGAGAAGCTCAATCATGGCTAAAGATACTCGCGATCGCGACGATCGTTCGATCGAACACAACCGTCCATACATCCGCCTACAACTCTTCGGCACCCGCGAAACCGTCCAATCCACCATCGATCGAATGCACGCAACCGGCTTCATGGATAGGGTTTACTGGGGTCAACCCATGCCCGTTCCCGGCAACGAAGTCGAATGGGTCAGCGTCCTGTACCGCCGTTGGTAAACGCCCAGCGATCGGGGTGCCGCAGGCTTGCTCCCGTTTTGCCCAAAACCCCTGCGGAACCCCGCGATCGGTCAGGCTGCACACGATACACTCGTGATGAGGCGCGATGTTCTAAAAGCATTGGGTTTACGATTGCAAGTCGTCGCAGCCTAACAATGCAGGATTAATCGCCACCGCGCATTTTCTCTTTAACATTTGTACCGACCCCGATCAGTATTTTTCAGGGCTCACTATACTAAAATCAACCTCCCCAGATCCCCTCGCGGAGTAGCAAGCTAACAGGGTGCTGCCAAATCCATCATGCGCTGTTGGCAGGAGACAATATGGCGATCATTAAACCCCGTAACGCACGGGCACTGACTTCCCTCACGACAAATGGCCTACAAATCGTGATTCCGCCTCAGAAAAATCTATTTCGGCTGTTATTTCTTTCTATGTGGCTAATAGGTTGGGCGATCGGAGAATTCGTAGTTGCCACCAGCCTGATCCAATCACCCCTAGGCGTAGATTCCGTCATGTTTTCCACCATCTGGCTCACCGGCTGGACAATCGGTGGAGGATTCGCGATCTACCTTTGGGTATGGAATACGGCTGGCAAAGAAATTATCACAATCAACAACCTACGCTGGATTGTGAAAAAAGACCTATTCGGTCACGGTAGAGTACAAGAATATGAAACACCCTATATAACTAATCTGAGAATATCTTCAGAGCCATTTAATCCCTTTGATTTATCATTCGCACTGCATTTTTGGGGAATCGGAGGCGGAACGCTAGCCTTTGATTATGGAGCCAGAACCTACAGATGTTGTAATGGCCTTGACGAAGCAGAAACCTATCAACTCATCAGTCGCATTCAGGAATATCTGAAGTAATTAATCCAAAGTAGTCAATTTAAAGCAATCAATCCAAGTCTAGACTCATCACTCACCCAAGCCAACATATCAAGTTATAGGAAGATGCTATCGGGGCAAAAGCATTCGATCCCCCTGAATCCCTATCTCCTTCGGAGAGGCTACGTCAAGAAACAGGGGACTTTGAAACAATTTGCCTGAATTCCCCCTTTTCTAAGGGGGGCTAGGGATCGAATCTGTAGCATTAATGAATCAATTTTGTGTCAAGTTTACCGATCGCCCTTAATCAGTTGATTCAGGATACTTCCCAGCTGCTCCAACGCTGCATTGGTCGATCTCTGGGTTTCATCCATCCGTTCTAGTTGCTGCTGTTGGCGGTTCAACTGTTCCTGTTGATTCGTCACAAGCTGTTGCAGCAATAGCTGAGTTTGGTCTAAGCGATCGATATTTTGCTCCAATCGCTCCATCTGCCGTTGCTGCATGGCAAAGACTGCTTCCAGGCGTTCGGTTTGACCCGTGAGGGCAATCAATCGCTCCTCATGGCCGTTGATCAGTCGCTGGGACTGGTAAATATATTCATCCAGACGGCTGTTTAGCCGATCGAAGCTTTCATGGGCTGATTCCGCATAACGAGCCGCTGACCCCACGATCGTGGTCACAGCCTCTAACTCGCTCTCAATCCGGTCTAGTCGATCGGTCATCCTGCCTCCTGAGTTTACTGTATAGAACAACTTTACCAAAATTTCTAGCGTTCAGTTGAGCAATTCACGTCAATTGATTAACAGGATTCATCACAGAATTGATTAACGCTGTGGCAGCATTCGATCGGAGTTCCCCGATTTCTTCTGCCGTTCCTGCTCTTCCTTAATCAACTGCAATACCTTCTGGCGTAGGGTCTCGTGACGCTCTACGCCCTCAAAGGCATAACGGTTATAGCCCGACTGGGTAATAATCGTCTCCAAATTCTTCACCCGTTCCCCCGAACCTGGGTGCGTCGAAGCCCACTCCGGAGGCCGCTGATCGCCCTTGCGTTTCTCCTCCTGTTGCATCGTCACCATCAAATTGCGTAACCCATCCGCTGCGTAACCCGATGCCGCCAGCAATCGCGTTCCCACATCATCCGCCTGCCGTTCCATATCGCGACTGTAATTAAACACAATCAAATCACTGGCAATCCCCCCCACATAGGGCACATACCCCACCACACTCGCAATCAAATTCCCCTGCGACATCAGTTGAAAGCCATGGGTCAGTGCCGCGTGGGAAATCTCATGGCCCAGCAACCCCGCCAACTCCGCCGTCGATCGACTCTTCACGATCGCCCCCGCATTAATAAAAATCTTGCCCCCCGGTAAGGCAAACGCATTCAGCTTGTCATCCAAAATCACATTGAACTCATACTCAAAATCCTTACGTCCCGCGATCGCCGCCATCTTCTGCCCCAGTTCATTGACATAGGCCAGCACCTCCGCATCTTCCACCATCGGGACTTGTCGCTTCACCGATTTGGCAATGCTTTTACCCAAACCCGATTCCCCCCGCAGTAGCGAAATCGCACTTTGCGCCGCCGTAAAGGGCCCCAGCAATCCACCCGTAACCGCATACCCGATCGCGCCCGTGATGATATTGCCAATCACATTGCCAGTCACCTTTTTGCGTAAAGCTTTGCGGTAGCGTTCCAAATTTTCATCCGCCAATTGCACAAATGCATTGACTTCACCATGATCTGGATTCATCAAGGCAAACTGCCGCGCCGCGATCGAGGCATCAATCCAGCGTTCCGCCTTCGCCAATGCCGCCACCCGCGCCTTAATCACCTCCGGTTCTCTGGGATAGTCCGCAGCCATCGCATCCAAGGCTTTCAACGCCTGGTCAGACTTGCCATATTTGTCATAGATTTTCAGCGCCAACAGTTGCCCCGGCAAAAACTGCGGGTAATTTTTCACCAGCAAATCGATCGCCACGATCGAACGGCTTTCCAGCCCCGCATCCCACCCCTGGTTCGCCTCCCGCCAATAGACCTTCCCCGCTGGCGGCAATTCCTCAGGATTCGTCATCAAGGGCGGCTGGGCTGGGCGTTCCGGCACATTCTCAAAGGCTGGCTTCACCGCCTTGTACATCGCCACCGCTGCTTCAATGTCCCCCGATTGGTAGCGTAGATCGGCCTCCAGCAGTTTCTGATACCGTTCCGTTTCCGCTTGCTTTTCCTCGGGCGTTGGCTCTGGGTTGAGGGGATCTTTCGGGAGTTCCAGCTTCGGTTTTGCGTCGGGGTTGGGTTGGGGTTGGGAGACGGGATCGGGGGTGATGGTATCCGCTTTGGGAGAGGCCGTGGGTTGGGGGGTGGGAAGGTTGGGGAGTGGGATCGTAGGAGAAGTTGTGGGCGTTACTGTGGGTGTCACTGTGGGCGTTACTGTAGGTGTCGCAGTCGGTGTCGCGGTGGGTGTCGCAGTGGGGCTAGGACTGGGACTGGTGCTAGGACTGGGGGAGGCGATTACCGTCTGAGCCGCGATCGTGCGTAACCCCGGTGACAGCGCTAGCAGTACTCCTAGGACAAACGGTAACACCTGCCGCTGAAGGATTCGTTGCAGTCGTTGCAAGGGCAGTCGTCGCAATTGCCCAAACCTCTGTGGCCCGTTCTGCTTACCCCGTTGCATCATGGCTGTTGCCCTCTCCTCGATCGACATCCTAGAAGCAAGTTCCTAGACTGCCAATTTAGCAATTTTTAGAAAGGATTTGGGAGAAACGAGATAAATTATGAAAGGGATCGCAATATCACTAGAAAGATTGAGGAATCATCAGATGGAAATCACGATCGAACATCAACCCAGTGCGGAAAAATTAGCGCAATTGGGCGTCAAACAATGGCCGATTTGGACGAAGGAAGCATCGGAATTTGATTGGTTCTATGATGAAGCGGAAACCTGCTACCTGCTGGCAGGGGATGTCACTGTGACGCCGGAAGGTGGGGAACCTGTGCGGTTTGGCCAGGGCGATTTGGTCACGTTTCCCGCTGGCATGGCCTGTGTTTGGAACATTCACAGTGACGTGAAAAAGCATTACGCCTTTGGTTAACGCTGGTTACGCTTGAACTTCCAAAATCGTAGACAGCATCGCGAATCGATCGACGGCAACTTGGGCAACCGTTTTTTGATTGCGTTTGAGATCACGATCGAGCGTGTTCAACAAATCCCCCACGATCGCCAACGGTTCCCCATTTTGCAAATCCAAGGGACTGCCCGATCGGGTACCCCGCTGCTGGGCAATTTTCTGTAACCCTCGCAGCACATCATTCAGCGGTTCCGTACTGGCTAAGGTAATTAACTCTAAAAATCCCGCAGGCGGTTCGATCATAAATTGAAAGCGATCGTTGCTTGCGGGAACCATGCGATGTTCCTGGGGAGCCAGTGGCACGGGTTTCTGCGAACCATCCCAAAGCAACGGATGCAAAATCGTCAAATCACCATTACTCGCGATCGCTAGAACCGCCACATGCAACGGCTGACGATCCTGATTAATCAGCTTCAACGCAATCTCCGATCCCGCTTTGACCGCTTGGACTGGGGCAGACCGTCGCCGCTGACGACTTCCACCGCCTCGACTTTCCGTCACACCCACCAACGCTTCCCGTTTGCGATCGAGAATTTCCACCGACACCTTCAGCGTTGAACTATTGCCATTCGATAGCGTTTTCAACACCTTCACCGCCAGTAAACTTTGCAAACGTTGGGCTAAACGTTCTAGTTCTGATCCGCCTGCGGCTAAACCATTGGGGAGAATTTTCAGGTCAATTGTACACACCTCCAATTTCCCTTGGTCATTGCGATGCAGAATGTAATCCACTGCTTGATCGGGACGATGGCTGAGTAATTCTAAGCGCTGGGCCGGAATCCGGCGCGTATTCACGAGGTTCGTTTTCAATTGTTGTAAATTATCCGTGACCGCAGCCGTAACGCCTAGACGCAAAGTCGTCTCGATCGCGATCCCCCGCACCTGTTCCTGTAATAAAGCACCTGGAACGATAGCTGCTTTAGGGGTTCCTTCGAGGGTGCCATAGCCGATCAGCCCCGTCCGTCCCTGTTGACGAATGTGTCCCAACGCCTGACCAGCGGAATTGACGATCGCAAATTTCGCATTTTTGGAAAACGCATCTAAGCTTTCCGGAGAAATGCCCCCGAGCCAAAACTCCACCCGATCGCCCTGCACCGACTGCACCACCGCTTCTGCGGCAGGTTGGGGCGGCTTAGTGAGATAAATCGGTTGTTGCTGGTAATTGCTGCCGGGTTTAACTTCATAAATCGGATCTTGCACAATCCGCGACGTTTTCGCTAAATCCTTCGTATTGCGCCCCAGATCAATAAAAACATTGCCTAAATTTTGGTCACTCGTTGCCTGCCACAGATAGCGCGTCAACAGATAGGTAAACGCCCCCGCATAGAAATCCCCAAAGGAAACGTCCGCCGAAAATTGGTTACGTTGAGCCGACCCTAACATCACGCCCTTAGCAATGCCCTGTTGTCGTCGTTGCTGCAATTCCGCTGTCGTCCAACCCATCGCCTGCATCCAGCGATCCTGATCCGCCAACTCCGCATCACTGGGCCGAGGCGCTGCCAGGTTGTCGCGAAAAATCGATCGCAGCACCGTTTGGTCGATCGCCGAGTTTGCATTACGGCTCGCCCCTCCAGAATGGCAACAATCCAGCACTGCGGTAAAGTTCTCCGTTTTCAACGCAGCAGTTAATAGGAATAAACTGCGTCCCATAATGCTATTCACGGAAGTCTGGAGATTACGATCGCCCTCGTTATTGGCAATTTGATAGTCGATCGGAACAATCACACCATTTAAGCCATCTTCACTAATGGGTTTGGGATCACGCACCCGCGCCCCATGGCCAGAAAAATGGAAAACAACTACATCCCCCGGTTTCGCCTGCTGAATCAGGTGTTCCTCAAACGCTTGAATGATATTTTGCCGCGTCGGTTGCAGCGTCTCTGGTTGCAAGACAAGAATGTCCTGAGCCTTAAACCCAAAGCGATGGATCAGTAATTCCCGTTGTAATTGCACATCCGTTGCGCAACCCCGCAGCGATCGAATGCCCTTGGGATACTGATTAATGCCCACTAATAACGCCAGTTTGCGCGGCGTGGACTGCGCTAACACCCGTCCCATGTGATCGCCGGAACGCTGGAAACTCGACGGACTCAGGCCGATCGTAGCCAACGTAGTAGCAGCAAATTCCAAAAAGTGGCGACGTTTCATAGGACTTTCTTACCGGACTCAGGACAAAACTCACCTCGGCCCTCCAGAACGACTGGAAGGCTCATTTCTGGCAGGCTTCTTTCAAGATTCCCCCTCTGCACAGGGATTCGGCATGGTTTCCAGCAATTTTTGTAATTCAGCCGACGGATACCGTAGGGAAAAGATTTCTTGGAAGGCATCCGCTTGCAGTTGTTTCTCCGCAAAAAACTGGGTTCGCCGCATCGTCCAAGTTTCTCGGCCTCCCACCACATTTTTCAGCGCACTCAAGCCCTGGGCCACTTCCATCCGGCTCTCTCCCGCCATGATGCGGAAGGGATAGCGAACCAGCTGCGTTTTGCCATCGAGATCAAACAAAACCCATTCATACTCTTGGCCGGGATTTAGCGGCTCTCCCAGATATTGCACATAGTTCAGGTTCTTTGCCCATTGGCCTGAAGTGGTTTTATCTAAGGCTTTTTTGCGAATATCTGCTTTCCAGATCACTTTTTCGGTTTGCTTCTCTTGAATCGCGATCGCCCCCGTTTTGCCTGTCCAAACCAGGGTCGGCTGCAAGTTCCACACCTCCGCAGAGTCCCCCGGCGCGATCGGGCAAAGACTTTCGATCGGGCGAGACGCCCCCGGCGCGGGTTTCTTTTGGAACAGCTTCGATAACACCCCCGTCCAAGTAGTGGGTTGTTTCTTAGGAGCTGCTTGCACTGGGAGCGCAATCATGGGAAGTACCGCTAGGCCGAGGGTCAAGACGATGCAATTTAAGCGATTAAGGCGATTAAAAGGATGAATCATAGGTACTTTTTTTGAGTGCAGGAATAACATACAGTCCCAGCGTGGCTACAGGTAAAAAATAGGGTAGCAGAACTGAAACGGTAATAAAGGTTTGCAGGCTCACCAAGCCATAGATACCCGCCGCAATCGCGAAGTTCCTGATTTTTACAGTTCGATATTGATTGCGTTGTGTTCGTCGTCGATCGTCGTTGATCCACAGCTGTCCTCCTAAGCCCGCCAGAGCAATCATTAGGAAATCAGGAATGGGAACCACCAAGCGTTGCTGTAACAGGTGATGCACCATGTAGGCATGGGCTTCTGCTCCCGTAAAGCTTGCTTTCGGGATGGCTCCAGGAGCTTGGCTTGACCAATAGGCGATCGCGGCAGGCACCGGAAAATTATCCTCACCCCGACCATTGAGTCCTGCCTCCTCGTAGCCACCGGGCGCAATGAGCACGATCGCAGGTGCTTTGTCCTCCGGTTGCAATTGGTTGTGGAATAGTTGCTGGGCACTGATGGAACGGTAAACCCGATCGGGGGGAATGGAAAAATCCAAAATCGGCTGAAACCAGGACTGGCCAAATTTGCGCACCCGATCGACCCAGGGCGAAAAGTGCTGTTGGCTCAGGAATTGCACCTGTTCTGGCGACCCCGCCGATTGATCAGGACGTCCCGCTTGCTGCGCTTGGGTGACACTCGCCAAGGCTAACGTATAACCTAAAGGACAAATCAGATCGCAGCCCTGGGACGAGGGCAGTTCCACCGTCCAGGGATAGAGAAAGGCATTGCCCTGTAAATTGGCCTCCAACTGAGCTAGGTTAGGCCGCACCCCAACGACAGTCTGACCTTTCACAATGGCCGCAAAAACAAGTAAGTTACCCCGTTGGGTTGCTTGGGCGATCGCCCGTTGCAAAGGCGGATCTTCCTGGGTCGGGCGATCGAGCAGGAAGTCGATGCCAATCACCTTGGGTGCTGGGTTCGCTGGCCCCGATTGCGTCGTCTGTAAGCGGGGAATTTGATTGAGGACATCGCCTAAGTAGCTACGATCGATGGGATTAATCTTACGGGCATCCAAACCCCGATCGCGGATCGACGCCTCATCAATTTGTACTAACAACGTGGGCGGTGATGCTGCGGGAATTTGTTGGGTCACGTTGCGGTAAATTGCCTGAAGACCCAACCGACTATCCAAGAGCAAATCCTGGACAGGAACGATTAAACTCAAGCCTGCGATCGCCGTTAAGGCCATGGCTTGTTTACGACTGGGCAGCCATGGGGTAATGCGGTGCCGCCAGCCCGTCGGCGTCAGGCGAAATAGGGGAACTTCTGGATGGCGAAACAGGGATGGAATCAGCGCAGCAGAGGGATAATGCAACGTGCGATCGTGCTCCTGTTTCAGGAATTCGCAGGCCGCGCAGAGGGCTTCATGCACATTGGCAAATTGTTCTAATTGCCGAATAAATTCCGTGAAAAACAGTTGCGCCACTTGGTTGTGAATGGGTTCCCGCATGATGGCGACTTGGCTCAACCCTAAATCAATTAAGGCATTGGCAATACGAAGTCCTTTGCAGGAATTGAAAATGGCAAATTGTAATCCGGCGGCTTTGGCTTGTAGCAGGTGCGGTGCAATTTCCTGGACTAGAATCGACTGTCCCGGCGCGATCGCGAGTTCTCCCCCGGTGTAGGTCGTTTCGTCGCTGTGCCCTGCGAAAAAAATCACATCCCAACCTAAGGGGTCGGTAATAGCTTGGGTAATTTCAGTTTTGAGTTCGGTGGCAGTTCGATCGGCCTGTCCCCCCACAAAGCTGACTGTCAGGTTTTTCAGCGCATTCACTTCCGACTGGAAATCCAATCCGGTGCTGTCCCCCAGGATGGCGAGAATTCGCGCTTTGCCTTTGCGGCGGAGTTGTCCCGGTTCATGGCGAAGATTGGTCGGGGTGCGGGCAAAGCGAATCGTTTTGCGATTGCCGAATTCAGTGCCAATGTTCCAAGTTTCCCAGGGTAAATATTCCAGTTCGATCGGCTTGCAGGTAATGAAGACATCAACGATCTCACCTTCAGCTTTGGCAATGGTCGATCGAATCGGTAGCAGTTCACCACAGTTAAGCCATTGGTGAAACTGACGTAACCATTGGTCTTCCGCATCG harbors:
- a CDS encoding M48 family metallopeptidase, whose amino-acid sequence is MSIEERATAMMQRGKQNGPQRFGQLRRLPLQRLQRILQRQVLPFVLGVLLALSPGLRTIAAQTVIASPSPSTSPSPSPTATPTATPTATPTVTPTVTPTVTPTTSPTIPLPNLPTPQPTASPKADTITPDPVSQPQPNPDAKPKLELPKDPLNPEPTPEEKQAETERYQKLLEADLRYQSGDIEAAVAMYKAVKPAFENVPERPAQPPLMTNPEELPPAGKVYWREANQGWDAGLESRSIVAIDLLVKNYPQFLPGQLLALKIYDKYGKSDQALKALDAMAADYPREPEVIKARVAALAKAERWIDASIAARQFALMNPDHGEVNAFVQLADENLERYRKALRKKVTGNVIGNIITGAIGYAVTGGLLGPFTAAQSAISLLRGESGLGKSIAKSVKRQVPMVEDAEVLAYVNELGQKMAAIAGRKDFEYEFNVILDDKLNAFALPGGKIFINAGAIVKSRSTAELAGLLGHEISHAALTHGFQLMSQGNLIASVVGYVPYVGGIASDLIVFNYSRDMERQADDVGTRLLAASGYAADGLRNLMVTMQQEEKRKGDQRPPEWASTHPGSGERVKNLETIITQSGYNRYAFEGVERHETLRQKVLQLIKEEQERQKKSGNSDRMLPQR
- a CDS encoding cupin domain-containing protein — protein: MEITIEHQPSAEKLAQLGVKQWPIWTKEASEFDWFYDEAETCYLLAGDVTVTPEGGEPVRFGQGDLVTFPAGMACVWNIHSDVKKHYAFG
- a CDS encoding caspase family protein, which codes for MKRRHFLEFAATTLATIGLSPSSFQRSGDHMGRVLAQSTPRKLALLVGINQYPKGIRSLRGCATDVQLQRELLIHRFGFKAQDILVLQPETLQPTRQNIIQAFEEHLIQQAKPGDVVVFHFSGHGARVRDPKPISEDGLNGVIVPIDYQIANNEGDRNLQTSVNSIMGRSLFLLTAALKTENFTAVLDCCHSGGASRNANSAIDQTVLRSIFRDNLAAPRPSDAELADQDRWMQAMGWTTAELQQRRQQGIAKGVMLGSAQRNQFSADVSFGDFYAGAFTYLLTRYLWQATSDQNLGNVFIDLGRNTKDLAKTSRIVQDPIYEVKPGSNYQQQPIYLTKPPQPAAEAVVQSVQGDRVEFWLGGISPESLDAFSKNAKFAIVNSAGQALGHIRQQGRTGLIGYGTLEGTPKAAIVPGALLQEQVRGIAIETTLRLGVTAAVTDNLQQLKTNLVNTRRIPAQRLELLSHRPDQAVDYILHRNDQGKLEVCTIDLKILPNGLAAGGSELERLAQRLQSLLAVKVLKTLSNGNSSTLKVSVEILDRKREALVGVTESRGGGSRQRRRSAPVQAVKAGSEIALKLINQDRQPLHVAVLAIASNGDLTILHPLLWDGSQKPVPLAPQEHRMVPASNDRFQFMIEPPAGFLELITLASTEPLNDVLRGLQKIAQQRGTRSGSPLDLQNGEPLAIVGDLLNTLDRDLKRNQKTVAQVAVDRFAMLSTILEVQA
- a CDS encoding CHASE2 domain-containing protein, producing MRLKIFRVKETCIFELGWGQGQQLMVEVPYPETLTALYQTWHNAYVDYYSHWNAPIATDRSPSLPESDSPSGLRARVQSSGSLAGAAKDRRKTLVDAEDQWLRQFHQWLNCGELLPIRSTIAKAEGEIVDVFITCKPIELEYLPWETWNIGTEFGNRKTIRFARTPTNLRHEPGQLRRKGKARILAILGDSTGLDFQSEVNALKNLTVSFVGGQADRTATELKTEITQAITDPLGWDVIFFAGHSDETTYTGGELAIAPGQSILVQEIAPHLLQAKAAGLQFAIFNSCKGLRIANALIDLGLSQVAIMREPIHNQVAQLFFTEFIRQLEQFANVHEALCAACEFLKQEHDRTLHYPSAALIPSLFRHPEVPLFRLTPTGWRHRITPWLPSRKQAMALTAIAGLSLIVPVQDLLLDSRLGLQAIYRNVTQQIPAASPPTLLVQIDEASIRDRGLDARKINPIDRSYLGDVLNQIPRLQTTQSGPANPAPKVIGIDFLLDRPTQEDPPLQRAIAQATQRGNLLVFAAIVKGQTVVGVRPNLAQLEANLQGNAFLYPWTVELPSSQGCDLICPLGYTLALASVTQAQQAGRPDQSAGSPEQVQFLSQQHFSPWVDRVRKFGQSWFQPILDFSIPPDRVYRSISAQQLFHNQLQPEDKAPAIVLIAPGGYEEAGLNGRGEDNFPVPAAIAYWSSQAPGAIPKASFTGAEAHAYMVHHLLQQRLVVPIPDFLMIALAGLGGQLWINDDRRRTQRNQYRTVKIRNFAIAAGIYGLVSLQTFITVSVLLPYFLPVATLGLYVIPALKKSTYDSSF